One genomic region from Methanonatronarchaeum thermophilum encodes:
- the rnhB gene encoding ribonuclease HII, with amino-acid sequence MEESYLGIDEVGVGEAVGPLIIGYVLVDNQELSLLRSLELRDPKKLNRNAIQRLGDKIFSIAKTGTIVISPTEIESLKENGTPLQEIEDKSIISLINSISPSHLYIDCYYPTTKMLRNRITQGLNGQSREIKLHINHRAEEKWDIVCAAAIIAKIHQKRNLDRLRNIHGDIFGSGNASDRKTREFIQKFNKETLPYYVRKNNL; translated from the coding sequence ATGGAAGAATCTTATTTGGGTATAGATGAAGTTGGTGTTGGAGAGGCTGTTGGACCCCTTATTATCGGATACGTATTGGTTGATAATCAAGAACTTTCTTTATTACGTTCTCTCGAGTTAAGAGACCCTAAAAAACTAAATCGAAACGCTATTCAGCGGTTGGGAGATAAAATTTTTTCTATTGCTAAAACTGGAACCATAGTTATTTCGCCAACAGAGATTGAGTCACTGAAAGAAAACGGGACACCACTACAGGAAATCGAAGACAAATCGATCATCTCACTTATAAATTCGATATCACCCAGCCACCTCTACATAGACTGTTATTATCCAACCACTAAAATGTTGAGAAACAGAATCACACAGGGATTAAACGGCCAAAGCCGAGAAATCAAACTACACATAAACCACAGAGCAGAAGAAAAATGGGACATAGTCTGCGCAGCAGCAATCATAGCAAAAATACACCAAAAAAGAAACTTAGATCGATTAAGAAACATACACGGAGATATATTCGGAAGCGGCAACGCTAGCGACAGAAAAACACGAGAATTCATACAAAAATTCAACAAAGAAACACTACCCTACTACGTCAGAAAAAACAACCTATAA
- a CDS encoding YcaO-related McrA-glycine thioamidation protein, protein MNIDTTKKGYINGTHRVISPKETLEKIEPLKDDVGITRVADITGLDRVGIPVYSSIRPTAEKGAISVYNGKGSTEAEAKASAIMEGIERYSSELHDRELVLDSYSNLTQKTNVLDPRTLILPETTPNPLMARISWIKGYDMMQDEEIYVPANAVFHPLSPGKKGSGLFQTNTNGLASGNILEEAVFHGLTEVIERDAWSLAEAARDTGPKINLQNQEINKLIEKFEQQDISIIIRDLTNDIGIPTFAAVSEDNKLQDPALLTIGMGTHTDARVAIKRAITEVAQSRATQIHGAREDTLKGDNKRKLKYKTVKNQNKHWFNNQNTKQYQNLEKISYIKDDFIDDISHTLKQLNKNGIQKAIFVNLTLPELEVPVVRVIIPGLEVFAVDPERIGRRCHNARQKGSCVRGAKPQT, encoded by the coding sequence ATGAACATTGATACTACAAAAAAAGGTTATATAAATGGTACACACAGAGTTATATCTCCTAAAGAGACTTTGGAGAAAATCGAGCCTTTAAAGGATGATGTTGGGATAACAAGGGTTGCCGACATAACAGGTTTAGACCGAGTTGGAATACCTGTATACTCCAGTATCCGGCCAACCGCTGAGAAGGGCGCGATCTCAGTTTACAATGGCAAGGGCAGTACTGAAGCGGAGGCTAAAGCTTCAGCTATTATGGAGGGAATAGAGCGATACTCCTCAGAACTTCATGATCGAGAGTTGGTTTTAGACAGTTACTCCAACCTAACTCAAAAAACAAATGTATTAGACCCAAGAACCCTAATATTGCCGGAAACTACGCCAAACCCATTGATGGCTCGTATATCTTGGATTAAAGGCTATGACATGATGCAAGATGAAGAGATATATGTTCCTGCAAACGCAGTTTTCCATCCCTTGTCTCCAGGTAAAAAAGGCAGTGGACTATTCCAAACGAATACAAATGGGTTGGCAAGCGGAAACATTCTGGAAGAAGCAGTATTCCATGGATTAACAGAAGTTATCGAGAGAGACGCGTGGTCACTTGCAGAAGCAGCTAGAGACACAGGCCCCAAAATCAACCTACAAAACCAAGAAATAAACAAATTAATCGAGAAGTTCGAACAACAAGATATCTCAATAATAATTCGAGACCTAACCAACGACATCGGAATACCTACATTTGCAGCAGTCTCAGAAGACAACAAACTACAGGACCCTGCCCTACTAACAATCGGAATGGGCACACACACCGACGCTAGAGTTGCAATAAAAAGAGCAATAACAGAAGTAGCCCAATCAAGAGCAACCCAGATACACGGAGCACGAGAAGACACCTTAAAAGGAGACAACAAACGTAAACTAAAATACAAAACCGTAAAAAACCAAAACAAACATTGGTTCAACAACCAAAACACCAAACAATACCAAAACCTCGAAAAAATCTCATACATAAAAGACGACTTTATAGACGACATAAGCCACACACTAAAACAACTAAACAAAAACGGAATACAAAAAGCAATATTCGTAAACCTAACTCTACCAGAACTAGAAGTACCAGTAGTCCGAGTCATCATACCAGGACTAGAAGTATTCGCAGTAGACCCAGAAAGAATAGGAAGGAGATGCCACAATGCCCGACAAAAAGGTAGTTGTGTTCGTGGGGCCAAGCCTCAAACATAA
- a CDS encoding TfuA-related McrA-glycine thioamidation protein, producing MPDKKVVVFVGPSLKHKQAKKILDADYKPPAERGDIKKTSQQNPHTICLIDGVFSQDCSVSHREILQTLEKNINVIGASSMGALRASELDQYGMKGIGEIYQRYKQGTINSDDEVALTYSPQNYQPLSTPLINIRYNLEQATQKNIITQKQMEKLIQKTKKKFYPKRNYNQLLKTAKKHPKINHNQLKQFLEEYKVDLKKEDAKKALKHIKNQQKK from the coding sequence ATGCCCGACAAAAAGGTAGTTGTGTTCGTGGGGCCAAGCCTCAAACATAAACAAGCCAAAAAAATACTAGATGCAGACTACAAACCCCCAGCAGAAAGAGGAGACATAAAAAAAACCAGCCAACAAAACCCACACACAATCTGCCTAATAGACGGAGTATTCTCACAAGACTGCTCAGTATCACACAGAGAAATACTCCAAACACTCGAAAAAAACATAAACGTCATCGGAGCCTCAAGCATGGGAGCACTCAGAGCCTCAGAACTCGACCAATACGGAATGAAAGGAATCGGCGAAATCTACCAAAGATACAAACAAGGAACAATAAACTCAGACGACGAAGTCGCACTCACATACTCACCACAAAACTACCAACCACTCTCAACACCCCTAATAAACATACGATACAACCTAGAACAAGCCACACAAAAAAACATAATAACCCAAAAACAAATGGAAAAACTCATACAAAAAACCAAAAAAAAATTCTACCCAAAAAGAAACTACAACCAACTACTAAAAACAGCCAAAAAACACCCAAAAATAAACCACAACCAACTAAAACAATTTCTCGAGGAATATAAAGTTGATTTAAAGAAGGAAGACGCAAAAAAAGCCCTAAAACACATAAAAAACCAACAAAAAAAATAA
- a CDS encoding ATP-dependent DNA ligase, producing the protein MSQSLSFSELTNYFLKIEETRSRNEMTDILVDLFKSTPASEVYIVCYLVLGQINAEYEEAVLGLGNKMVAKAISIASSKTKQEVQELFRETGDLGTVAQKISGETKTLNSFFGEQKELTVTEVHQGLNDISRFEGSGSYDKKLRTLAGLITRADSVDARYIVRISLGKLRLGIGAMTLLDALAKTYTGDKENRPEVERAYNISSDVGLVGKKLADKGLKGLEEIEVEVGRPIRMMLAQRLEILDEVKDKLEDRFAAEVKYDGERMQIHKKDGEVNIYSRRMEDITHQYPDVVQAINQSIESKEVIVEGEAVAYEDGELQDFQTLMQRKRKYDIHKYVEKIPVKIFLFDILYKEDSLLDKPFPERRKKLEQTISENEIIRCSDIIKTTELREVEEFFNKSVDKGQEGIMIKSCSKDSVYRAGAREWLWIKWKKDYETGMSDTLDLTVVGGFAGRGRRSGLYGALLCAVYNKKKDIFETVCKLGTGFSDETLEKLPEKLRPFESERKAARVSSEIKPDQWFEPEIVVEVLGAELTKSPVHTAGYDEIGEEGIAIRFPRFIGFRPDKNSEESTTTDELIDMYKK; encoded by the coding sequence ATGTCTCAATCATTAAGTTTCTCGGAACTAACCAATTATTTCCTAAAGATAGAAGAAACCAGGTCTCGGAATGAGATGACCGATATTCTCGTGGACCTATTCAAAAGCACCCCAGCTAGTGAGGTTTATATTGTTTGTTATTTGGTTCTTGGCCAGATAAACGCGGAATACGAAGAGGCGGTGTTAGGTCTCGGTAACAAGATGGTTGCCAAAGCAATCTCAATCGCATCCTCCAAAACAAAACAGGAGGTTCAGGAACTCTTCCGAGAAACTGGAGACCTGGGGACCGTAGCACAAAAAATCTCGGGCGAGACAAAGACCTTAAACTCATTTTTCGGAGAACAAAAAGAACTAACCGTAACAGAAGTTCATCAGGGTCTAAACGACATCAGTAGGTTTGAGGGATCAGGCTCCTACGATAAAAAACTTAGAACACTTGCTGGATTAATAACCCGGGCAGATAGTGTTGATGCTCGTTACATCGTTCGTATATCACTGGGTAAGCTAAGGCTTGGAATCGGAGCCATGACACTACTCGACGCACTAGCAAAAACCTACACAGGAGATAAGGAGAACCGGCCTGAAGTTGAACGTGCCTACAACATTTCAAGCGACGTAGGCCTTGTAGGCAAAAAACTAGCAGATAAAGGACTCAAAGGTCTCGAGGAAATAGAGGTAGAGGTGGGTCGGCCGATAAGGATGATGTTGGCGCAGAGACTCGAAATCCTGGATGAAGTTAAAGATAAACTGGAAGATAGGTTTGCTGCTGAAGTTAAGTACGATGGCGAGCGGATGCAGATACACAAGAAAGACGGTGAGGTAAATATCTATTCAAGAAGAATGGAAGACATTACACACCAATATCCAGATGTAGTACAAGCCATAAATCAATCTATCGAAAGTAAAGAGGTTATTGTGGAGGGGGAGGCAGTTGCCTACGAAGATGGAGAACTACAGGATTTCCAGACACTAATGCAGCGAAAAAGAAAATACGACATCCATAAATATGTAGAAAAAATCCCAGTAAAAATCTTCCTATTCGATATACTGTACAAAGAAGATAGTTTGCTTGATAAACCATTTCCAGAAAGACGCAAAAAGCTTGAACAAACAATATCCGAAAATGAAATTATACGGTGTTCAGATATAATCAAGACGACCGAGTTACGTGAAGTAGAAGAGTTCTTCAATAAATCGGTGGATAAAGGGCAGGAAGGGATTATGATTAAATCCTGCTCCAAAGACTCGGTCTATAGGGCGGGAGCTAGAGAGTGGTTATGGATAAAATGGAAAAAAGACTATGAGACAGGAATGTCCGATACATTAGATCTAACAGTAGTCGGTGGGTTCGCAGGAAGGGGAAGAAGATCAGGTTTATATGGCGCTTTATTATGCGCTGTATACAATAAAAAGAAAGACATCTTTGAAACCGTCTGCAAGTTGGGAACCGGATTCTCAGATGAAACACTGGAGAAGCTACCAGAAAAACTAAGGCCATTTGAATCTGAAAGGAAAGCAGCGAGAGTCTCCTCAGAGATAAAACCAGATCAGTGGTTCGAACCAGAAATTGTTGTTGAAGTGTTAGGAGCGGAGCTAACTAAAAGCCCAGTACACACAGCTGGTTATGATGAAATTGGTGAAGAAGGAATCGCAATTAGATTCCCTAGGTTCATAGGGTTCAGACCTGATAAGAATTCAGAAGAAAGTACAACTACAGATGAACTCATTGATATGTATAAAAAATAA
- a CDS encoding ATPase domain-containing protein: protein MKISTGISKVDSLLSGGMERGSITHIYGESGSGKTTFCLQSAAEIAINKKTIYIASPQFSAQRFKQIIDTENSKKIASNVIVFQVNSLEKHEAAIKNIKNISNNQEVGLIILDSPAYIGYTEKEKNNLSMINQILYLLSTAKKQKFPILLSNQVYTNINKNELIPIGGKLIKDISKDIIKLEKKNDDKRKLKLKSKEITKEIDLKVTKSGLK, encoded by the coding sequence TTGAAAATTTCAACAGGCATATCAAAGGTTGACAGCCTATTGTCCGGCGGAATGGAAAGAGGCTCTATTACCCATATTTATGGAGAGTCTGGTTCAGGTAAAACAACTTTTTGCCTACAATCTGCAGCTGAAATAGCCATCAATAAAAAAACAATTTACATAGCTAGTCCCCAATTCTCAGCGCAGAGGTTTAAACAAATAATAGATACAGAGAACTCTAAAAAAATAGCCTCCAACGTAATAGTTTTTCAAGTTAACTCATTAGAGAAACATGAAGCAGCAATAAAAAACATAAAGAATATCAGTAATAATCAAGAAGTCGGGTTAATAATCCTCGATTCTCCAGCATACATAGGGTACACAGAAAAAGAAAAAAATAATTTAAGTATGATTAATCAGATTTTATATTTGTTAAGTACTGCGAAAAAACAAAAGTTCCCTATCTTACTTTCAAATCAAGTATATACGAATATTAATAAAAATGAACTTATTCCTATTGGCGGAAAGTTAATTAAAGACATTTCGAAAGATATCATAAAACTAGAAAAAAAGAATGATGATAAGAGGAAGTTAAAACTAAAAAGCAAAGAAATAACTAAAGAAATAGATTTAAAGGTAACTAAAAGCGGATTAAAATAA
- the larC gene encoding nickel pincer cofactor biosynthesis protein LarC: MGNKNIAIFVPSTGASGDMIIGSLIDTGANSDLILNKIKEVADEAGEIDINVSRTTRNSVSGLRVNINSSDSKLSFGEMLEIIKDSSLNEQSKEKSIQVLRNLKEAEDKVHRDFSGFHEVGKVDALADIVGSIVGYYDLGLNNKEVYCTELKVGGGYTETEHGLLSAPTPATLEILKENKMKFSGGPVTKEILTPTGAAILSVFIDKFTTFFPPIKINRIGRGAGKMKLKSPNLLTLCIGESQGNLIEDSVGMLETNIDDVEGEDVGYVIEKLLEEGALDVSVVPALMKKSRMGNILKVISKKEDLEKLSEIIIEETGTLGVRVSEETHRLIAEREFKIVKIFDYKVKVKIGRFKNGRIIDISPEYDDCMKIAKKTGKPLQQIKKIAVNKAMEDIN; this comes from the coding sequence ATGGGAAATAAAAATATAGCTATTTTCGTTCCTAGTACTGGTGCATCTGGAGATATGATTATAGGTAGCTTGATAGATACTGGAGCCAACTCGGATTTAATTTTGAATAAAATCAAAGAGGTTGCGGATGAAGCTGGTGAAATTGACATTAATGTCTCAAGAACTACTAGAAATTCTGTTTCTGGTTTAAGAGTTAATATTAATTCAAGTGATTCAAAATTAAGTTTTGGTGAAATGTTAGAGATAATAAAGGATTCAAGTTTAAATGAGCAAAGTAAAGAAAAATCTATCCAGGTACTAAGGAATTTGAAAGAGGCTGAAGATAAAGTTCATAGAGATTTTTCTGGATTTCATGAGGTTGGGAAGGTAGATGCCCTTGCTGATATTGTTGGTTCTATAGTAGGTTACTATGATTTGGGTTTAAACAATAAAGAGGTTTATTGTACAGAATTAAAGGTTGGGGGTGGATATACAGAAACAGAACATGGGTTATTATCTGCACCTACTCCTGCAACACTCGAGATTCTAAAGGAAAATAAAATGAAGTTTTCTGGAGGCCCAGTTACAAAAGAAATATTAACACCTACAGGAGCAGCTATATTATCCGTGTTTATAGATAAGTTCACCACTTTTTTTCCTCCGATCAAGATAAATAGGATTGGTCGTGGTGCTGGGAAAATGAAACTTAAATCACCAAACTTACTAACGCTTTGTATCGGTGAAAGTCAGGGAAATTTAATTGAAGATAGTGTAGGGATGCTTGAAACCAATATTGATGATGTCGAGGGGGAGGATGTTGGGTATGTTATTGAAAAATTATTAGAGGAAGGCGCTCTTGATGTTTCTGTCGTACCAGCATTGATGAAAAAAAGCAGAATGGGTAATATCTTGAAGGTAATATCTAAAAAGGAAGATTTGGAAAAGTTATCTGAAATTATTATCGAGGAAACAGGAACGTTAGGGGTTAGAGTATCAGAAGAAACACATAGGTTGATAGCAGAACGTGAATTTAAGATTGTAAAAATTTTTGATTATAAAGTAAAAGTTAAAATTGGTAGATTTAAGAATGGACGAATTATTGATATTTCCCCTGAATATGATGACTGTATGAAGATCGCCAAGAAAACAGGAAAACCGCTTCAGCAAATAAAAAAAATAGCTGTAAATAAGGCTATGGAGGATATTAATTGA
- a CDS encoding glycosyltransferase family 4 protein, giving the protein MYIKMKIFCKSFPPRLGGDGILVQKYLKYGKRDAQVYTVGEGESPENVTYLSNGYGRSYRKQIKKISKDNEFIWAHSTRLGFDLNKNLKEDDFLTVHGLWGLVPRKPDVWWKYYRNKLAEYLYFKFLSNSQVTVVSHFSKNKLAEYINPYHIPNGVDFSGFEETEKKKKAVFLGRHHPQKDLEFVTEISKFLIQKGYKVHIGGNTTKFSLDREWNKIDGLTYGYLSEEDKSTWLKESKYLIQPSKWEGFPTTAIMEALKYKCIPIIRDYSNKGITDLSEFFIFTEKDNFKEKINNYRYSEINFKKLSKLLEGKYNWENIIKEYDRLFDKFNQ; this is encoded by the coding sequence ATGTATATAAAAATGAAGATTTTTTGTAAGTCATTTCCTCCACGACTAGGAGGGGATGGGATATTAGTTCAAAAATATTTAAAGTATGGTAAAAGAGACGCACAGGTGTATACAGTTGGAGAAGGCGAAAGCCCTGAAAATGTAACCTACCTCTCGAATGGATATGGCCGTAGTTATCGAAAACAAATTAAGAAGATTTCAAAAGATAATGAGTTTATTTGGGCTCATTCTACTAGATTAGGATTTGATTTGAATAAAAACTTAAAAGAAGATGACTTTTTAACGGTACATGGTCTTTGGGGCTTGGTTCCCAGAAAACCAGATGTTTGGTGGAAGTATTATCGTAATAAACTAGCTGAATACTTATATTTCAAGTTTCTCTCCAATTCCCAGGTTACTGTAGTCTCACATTTTTCAAAAAATAAACTAGCTGAATATATAAATCCTTATCATATCCCTAATGGTGTAGATTTTTCTGGATTTGAAGAAACCGAAAAGAAGAAGAAAGCTGTTTTTTTAGGTAGACATCATCCTCAAAAAGACTTGGAATTTGTTACTGAAATCTCGAAGTTTTTAATTCAAAAAGGTTATAAAGTTCACATAGGTGGCAATACAACTAAATTCTCTTTGGATAGGGAATGGAATAAAATAGATGGCTTAACGTATGGGTATCTTTCAGAGGAGGATAAATCAACATGGCTCAAAGAAAGCAAATACCTCATACAACCTTCAAAATGGGAGGGCTTCCCAACCACAGCTATTATGGAAGCTCTAAAATATAAATGCATTCCTATAATTAGAGATTACTCAAATAAAGGTATAACTGATTTATCTGAGTTTTTTATTTTTACAGAAAAAGATAACTTTAAAGAGAAAATCAATAACTACAGGTACTCAGAAATTAACTTTAAGAAGCTAAGCAAACTTTTAGAAGGGAAATATAATTGGGAAAATATTATCAAAGAATATGATAGGTTATTTGATAAATTCAATCAATAA
- a CDS encoding CDC48 family AAA ATPase, whose translation MNELQLRVEKAYPSDNGKGTARLDPDTFVELKISPGDYIELEGEKKTLAKVWRADSEDWGKGIIRIDGYTRQNAGVSIGESIKIRKTEVEGADQVVLAPTERDKKLPTTRDIKNFLRRQLLKRVFTEGDIIPVKAPMQKSFFRDSGNLVPLVAVSAAPSEENLIVTEDTEVEIKSQPVQEYDSVKAARITYEDIGGLKDEVQHVREMIELPLRHPEVFKRLGIDPPKGVLLHGPPGTGKTLIAKAVANESRANFLSINGPEIMSKYYGESEQQLRELFQEAQENSPSIVFIDELDSIAPKREEVGGEVERRVVAQLLSLMDGLEERGEIVVIGATNRISGVDPALRRPGRFDREIEIGVPDLEERKEILSIHTRAMPLEDSIELEEYAGLTHGYVGADIEALCKEAAMKALRRFLPDIDFENDRIPEEVLNNLIVNNKDFRDAMKEIEPSALREVLLEVPKVDYDDVGGLEDVMQEIKESIEWPLKRPDAFERMGVNPPKGLLLFGPPGTGKTLIARAVANESDANFISVKGPELLSKWVGESEKGVREVFRKARQTAPTIVFFDELDSMAPTRDGGDNNRVTERVVNQLLTEIDGIEGLEDVVIIGASNRPDIIDPALMRPGRFDRRIFIPVPDRKARKKILEIHTQGMPLADDVDLDELAYDLEGYVGSDIEALCREAAMLALRCDIEACEVKDQHLRQAMDSVYPTVDEETKEYYKKIEEMLKSRPDKQTKESIVGYR comes from the coding sequence ATGAATGAATTGCAGCTTCGGGTTGAGAAGGCGTATCCGAGTGATAATGGTAAGGGTACTGCCAGGCTTGATCCCGATACCTTTGTGGAACTAAAAATCTCTCCTGGAGATTATATAGAGCTTGAGGGTGAGAAGAAGACTCTCGCTAAGGTTTGGAGAGCGGATAGTGAGGATTGGGGTAAAGGAATCATACGTATAGACGGATACACCCGACAGAACGCCGGCGTTAGCATCGGCGAATCAATAAAGATTCGTAAAACAGAGGTAGAGGGGGCAGATCAAGTAGTTCTAGCTCCGACCGAACGGGATAAGAAACTTCCTACAACCCGTGATATAAAAAACTTTCTCAGAAGACAGTTATTGAAAAGGGTGTTTACTGAGGGCGATATAATTCCGGTTAAGGCTCCGATGCAGAAATCCTTCTTCCGAGATTCAGGAAACCTAGTTCCATTGGTAGCTGTATCAGCAGCTCCATCAGAAGAAAACCTGATTGTTACCGAAGACACAGAAGTTGAGATTAAAAGCCAGCCTGTGCAGGAATATGATTCAGTTAAGGCTGCTAGAATTACTTATGAGGATATTGGGGGGCTTAAGGATGAGGTTCAGCATGTGCGGGAGATGATAGAACTTCCACTCCGCCATCCTGAGGTATTTAAAAGACTTGGAATCGACCCACCAAAAGGAGTCTTGTTGCACGGACCGCCTGGAACTGGAAAGACCTTGATTGCGAAGGCGGTTGCAAATGAATCTCGGGCTAATTTTCTTTCGATTAATGGGCCTGAGATTATGAGTAAGTATTATGGTGAGAGTGAACAGCAGTTGAGGGAGTTGTTTCAGGAGGCTCAGGAGAACTCACCTTCAATTGTATTCATAGATGAATTGGATTCGATTGCGCCTAAACGTGAGGAGGTTGGTGGAGAGGTCGAGAGAAGAGTCGTAGCCCAGCTACTTTCTTTGATGGATGGTCTTGAAGAGCGTGGTGAGATTGTTGTTATTGGTGCTACAAACCGTATCTCAGGTGTCGACCCTGCCTTACGCAGGCCTGGGCGGTTTGACCGGGAGATTGAGATTGGTGTTCCAGACCTTGAAGAGAGAAAGGAGATATTAAGTATTCATACTCGGGCGATGCCGCTTGAAGATAGCATCGAGCTTGAGGAGTATGCTGGTTTGACCCATGGTTATGTTGGAGCTGACATCGAAGCTCTCTGTAAGGAGGCGGCGATGAAGGCACTAAGAAGGTTCCTGCCAGACATTGATTTCGAGAATGATCGTATACCTGAAGAGGTTTTGAACAACTTAATTGTTAATAACAAGGATTTCAGAGATGCGATGAAGGAGATTGAGCCTTCTGCACTTAGAGAAGTGCTGTTAGAGGTTCCTAAGGTTGATTATGATGATGTTGGTGGGTTGGAGGACGTTATGCAGGAGATTAAGGAGAGTATTGAATGGCCGCTTAAACGGCCTGATGCTTTTGAAAGAATGGGTGTTAACCCGCCGAAAGGATTATTATTATTTGGACCTCCTGGAACTGGAAAGACCTTGATTGCTAGAGCTGTTGCCAATGAATCAGACGCCAACTTCATTTCCGTTAAAGGACCGGAGTTGTTGAGTAAGTGGGTTGGTGAGTCTGAGAAGGGTGTTCGTGAGGTATTCAGGAAAGCCAGGCAGACTGCTCCAACAATTGTCTTTTTCGATGAACTTGATTCGATGGCTCCTACAAGGGATGGTGGCGACAACAACCGAGTTACGGAGCGTGTCGTCAACCAACTATTGACGGAGATCGATGGTATTGAGGGGTTGGAAGATGTTGTGATTATCGGTGCTTCCAACAGACCTGACATCATCGATCCAGCTTTGATGCGGCCCGGACGTTTCGACCGCCGCATATTCATTCCAGTTCCTGATCGGAAGGCGCGGAAAAAAATACTTGAAATCCACACCCAAGGAATGCCGTTAGCAGATGATGTCGACCTAGATGAACTTGCATACGATCTAGAAGGATATGTAGGATCCGACATAGAAGCATTATGTAGAGAAGCGGCAATGCTTGCACTCAGATGCGATATAGAAGCCTGTGAAGTAAAAGACCAACACCTAAGACAAGCAATGGACTCAGTATACCCAACAGTAGACGAAGAAACAAAAGAATACTACAAAAAAATCGAAGAAATGCTCAAAAGCCGTCCAGACAAACAGACCAAAGAAAGCATCGTCGGCTACAGATAA
- a CDS encoding PRC-barrel domain-containing protein has translation MEIPVTKLSKKDIVSSDGDEIGSLYNVTMNMKTGELLDLIIEPHREVDPSNYETQDEYIVIPFQNVKAIKDMIVVEV, from the coding sequence ATGGAGATTCCTGTAACCAAACTCTCAAAAAAAGATATAGTAAGTTCAGATGGAGACGAAATAGGGTCATTATACAACGTTACAATGAACATGAAAACCGGGGAACTACTCGACCTTATAATAGAACCTCATAGAGAAGTTGACCCCTCAAACTACGAAACCCAAGACGAATACATCGTAATACCATTCCAAAACGTTAAAGCAATCAAAGACATGATCGTAGTCGAAGTATAA
- a CDS encoding metallophosphoesterase family protein, translating into MSIALISDVHGNLTALEAVLGEIGDVDRVLCAGDIVGYNPFPKEVIKVFQEQGISSVVGNHDKAVVTGDTSWFNPYAAEAVEWTRNQLNQKEINYLSNLKERISLEVGGERLTITHGSPRSVEEYVCPTTIDIKLRGMVSEVESKYLVLGHTHLPMMKEFKEGIVINPGSVGQPRDGDPQASYCIFNPQEKQCTIHRVKYDIDTVANKIREIGLPEKHARRLYQGR; encoded by the coding sequence ATGTCGATCGCATTGATATCTGATGTTCATGGAAACCTTACTGCTCTTGAAGCTGTTTTAGGGGAGATTGGGGATGTGGATCGAGTTTTGTGTGCTGGAGACATAGTTGGCTATAACCCGTTTCCAAAAGAGGTTATCAAGGTTTTCCAGGAACAAGGGATTAGTTCTGTGGTTGGAAACCATGACAAGGCAGTTGTAACTGGAGATACTTCATGGTTCAATCCTTATGCTGCAGAAGCCGTAGAATGGACAAGAAACCAACTGAACCAAAAAGAAATCAACTACCTATCGAACTTAAAAGAACGCATCTCACTAGAGGTTGGTGGTGAACGCCTTACAATAACACATGGGAGCCCTAGATCGGTGGAAGAATATGTATGTCCAACAACAATCGACATAAAACTCCGTGGAATGGTAAGTGAAGTAGAATCCAAATACCTAGTTTTAGGACACACACACCTACCCATGATGAAGGAGTTTAAAGAAGGGATAGTGATAAATCCAGGATCTGTAGGTCAACCACGAGACGGAGACCCACAAGCATCATACTGCATATTCAACCCCCAAGAAAAACAATGCACAATACACAGAGTAAAATACGACATAGACACAGTAGCAAACAAAATAAGAGAAATCGGGTTACCAGAAAAACATGCTCGAAGACTATACCAAGGAAGATAA